In a single window of the Desulfuromonas sp. TF genome:
- a CDS encoding sirohydrochlorin chelatase — translation MTNICLILLAHGSPDPRWRAPFQTLAEAVGREQGGSRVKLAYMEFSPPTLADAARQARQEGFTVLRLLPLFMAAGAHVERDIPAQADTLRKNFPELTVEILPAVGEHPRVRAALQEIARESLL, via the coding sequence ATGACAAATATCTGCCTCATCCTCCTCGCCCACGGCAGCCCCGATCCCCGCTGGCGGGCGCCCTTCCAGACGCTCGCCGAGGCGGTCGGGCGCGAACAGGGCGGCAGCCGGGTAAAGCTGGCCTATATGGAATTCTCCCCCCCCACCCTGGCGGACGCCGCCCGGCAGGCGCGGCAGGAGGGCTTCACTGTTTTGCGCCTCCTCCCCCTGTTCATGGCCGCCGGCGCCCACGTCGAGCGGGACATCCCCGCCCAGGCGGACACTCTCCGGAAGAACTTCCCTGAGCTGACGGTGGAGATCCTCCCCGCCGTGGGAGAACATCCTCGTGTGAGGGCGGCCCTGCAGGAGATCGCCAGGGAATCGCTCCTTTGA
- the uvrA gene encoding excinuclease ABC subunit UvrA, with the protein MKAPHVKSDDIIDIKGARQNNLKGFDLQLPLGELMVVTGVSGSGKSSLAFDTVYAEGQRRYVETFSPYARQFLDRMDKPQVERIDGIPPAIAIDQTNPVRTSRSTVGTMTELNDHLKLLFARATRLFCRGCGREVWRDTPESIAGKLLALAGEERPRVLVTFPVTVPETFSADEIKELLTRQGYTRIHREEEGMMEVIQDRLRLEPSCRGRLVEDLEAAMRYGHGRADVHPLDGEDRPLPPWRFSADLHCPDCDLHYRDPVPSLFSFNSPVGACTECRGFGRVIGVDYGLIVPDPEKTLAEGAVKPWQTESYRECQDDLITFARKRGIPIDVPWRRLDEEQRRWVIEGEGSWDAGVWYGVERFFAWLESKSYKMHIRVLLSRYRAYDACPACHGARLIPEALLWRVGTKEDADRVLAPQSRFRPAEATMSKADFAVLPGLNIHDVMLLPIERATSFFAGLHLPAPLDKATELLLDGIRSRLRFLLEVGLGYLTLDRQSRTLSGGEVQRINLTTALGTSLVNTLFVLDEPSIGLHPRDIGRVVEVLHRLRDAGNSLLVVEHDPQIMLAADRILDLGPGPGERGGEVVFFGTPDLLAGSGSLTAQYLTGKRQVMESFQPIQTNGRADSHLEILGASAHNLKGVDVAIPLNRLVCITGVSGSGKSTLVQDILYHALRKLKGEPLEAPGAHREVRGHELIREVVLVDQSPVGRTARSNPASYVGAFDAIRNLFAAEPLARSRGYTAGTFSFNAGTGRCPTCNGSGFEHVEMQFLSDVYLRCPDCDGSRFRPEVLEVKLAPEGGERKSIAEVLELTVAEALAFFASRPEVLRALEPLAAVGLDYLRLGQPVPTLSGGEAQRLKLAGHLAEKKKSSSRIPRPASLFLFDEPTTGLHFSDIATLLTAFRRLLAEGHSLVVIEHNLDVIGAADWIIDLGPEGGDAGGEIVCTGPPEEVMSCETSHTGVALREYSQSISLPPALPHPGPHSPGSPPHPNPLPQGRGGKSIAVHNAREHNLKGVDIDIPRDRFTVVTGVSGSGKSTVAFDIIFNEGQRRYLESLNAYARQFVQPASRPDVDAIFGIPPTVAIEQRTSRGGRKSTVATMTELYHFLRLLFVKLGAPFCPECELPIEEQTPEAIAANLLKGYRGRKATLLAPLVTARKGVYTVLAKWASGRGFPLLRVDGQWLPTSPWPRLDRYREHHIELPVGEVLIEPESESEMRELLDRALDYGKGVVQVLPEGETSPRILSTHRACPGCGRSFPEPDPRLFSFNSKHGWCETCFGTGLLIPDFDAEQTGDEIWWNEWWAGEETVCPDCRGRRLRPEALSVRFAGLSIADWAAFSVEAAAKGLAELKLSGRDAAIARDLLPELRSRLAFLQEVGLSYLSLDRAAPTLSGGEAQRLRLAAQLGSNLRGVCYILDEPTIGLHPRDNRMLLDTLRKLEGKGNTIIVVEHDEETICAWRPSSAPTCAASATSWTSRRSDC; encoded by the coding sequence TTGAAAGCACCGCATGTGAAGTCGGACGACATTATCGACATCAAAGGAGCCCGCCAGAACAACCTCAAGGGCTTCGACCTGCAGTTGCCGCTCGGCGAACTGATGGTGGTCACCGGAGTCTCCGGCTCGGGAAAAAGTTCGCTGGCCTTCGACACCGTCTACGCCGAAGGGCAGCGCCGCTATGTGGAGACCTTCTCCCCCTACGCCCGCCAGTTCCTGGACCGCATGGACAAGCCGCAGGTCGAGCGCATCGACGGCATCCCTCCCGCCATCGCCATCGACCAGACCAACCCGGTGCGCACCTCCCGCTCCACCGTCGGCACCATGACCGAGCTCAACGACCACCTGAAGCTCCTCTTCGCCCGGGCCACCCGCCTCTTCTGCCGGGGGTGCGGCCGGGAGGTGTGGCGCGACACACCGGAGAGCATCGCCGGGAAGCTGCTGGCCCTCGCCGGTGAGGAGCGCCCACGGGTTCTGGTCACCTTTCCCGTCACCGTCCCGGAAACCTTTTCCGCCGATGAAATCAAAGAGCTCCTGACCCGCCAGGGGTACACCCGCATCCACCGGGAAGAGGAAGGGATGATGGAGGTGATCCAGGACCGCCTGCGCCTTGAGCCGTCCTGCCGGGGAAGGCTGGTGGAGGACCTGGAGGCCGCCATGCGCTACGGCCACGGCCGCGCCGACGTCCATCCCCTGGATGGCGAGGATCGGCCCCTGCCCCCCTGGCGCTTCTCCGCCGACCTGCACTGCCCCGACTGCGACCTGCACTACCGCGATCCCGTTCCCAGCCTCTTTTCCTTCAACTCCCCCGTCGGCGCCTGCACCGAATGCCGGGGCTTCGGCCGCGTCATCGGCGTCGACTACGGTCTGATCGTCCCCGATCCGGAAAAGACCCTCGCCGAAGGGGCGGTCAAGCCCTGGCAGACGGAGAGCTACCGCGAATGCCAGGACGACCTGATCACCTTCGCCAGGAAGCGCGGCATCCCCATCGACGTCCCCTGGCGCAGGCTCGACGAGGAGCAGCGGCGCTGGGTGATCGAGGGGGAAGGCTCCTGGGATGCGGGGGTGTGGTACGGAGTGGAGCGCTTCTTTGCCTGGCTGGAGAGCAAGAGCTACAAGATGCACATCCGGGTCCTCCTCTCCCGCTATCGGGCCTACGATGCCTGCCCGGCATGCCACGGCGCACGGCTGATCCCGGAAGCCCTGCTCTGGCGCGTGGGGACAAAGGAGGATGCCGACCGGGTGCTTGCACCGCAGAGCCGATTCCGGCCAGCGGAGGCGACGATGTCCAAGGCGGATTTCGCCGTCCTGCCGGGGCTGAACATCCATGACGTGATGCTTCTTCCCATCGAACGGGCCACATCCTTTTTCGCCGGGCTGCACCTGCCGGCCCCCCTGGATAAAGCGACGGAACTCCTTCTGGACGGCATCCGCTCGCGTCTTCGCTTTCTGCTGGAGGTGGGGCTTGGCTACCTCACCCTCGATCGCCAGTCCCGCACCCTCTCCGGCGGCGAGGTCCAGCGCATCAACCTGACCACGGCGCTGGGGACCTCTCTGGTCAACACCCTCTTCGTCCTCGATGAACCCTCCATCGGGCTGCACCCCCGGGACATCGGACGGGTGGTCGAGGTGCTGCACCGCCTGCGCGACGCAGGCAACTCCCTGCTGGTGGTGGAGCACGATCCGCAGATCATGCTCGCCGCCGACCGGATCCTCGACCTCGGTCCCGGCCCCGGCGAGCGCGGCGGCGAGGTCGTCTTCTTCGGCACTCCGGACCTCCTTGCGGGAAGCGGCTCCCTCACCGCCCAATACCTCACCGGCAAGCGCCAGGTGATGGAGAGCTTCCAACCGATCCAGACGAACGGGAGGGCCGATTCACACCTGGAGATCCTCGGCGCATCGGCCCACAATCTCAAAGGAGTGGACGTGGCCATCCCCCTGAACCGCCTGGTGTGCATCACCGGCGTCTCCGGTTCGGGGAAGAGCACCCTGGTGCAGGACATCCTCTACCACGCCCTGCGCAAGCTCAAGGGGGAACCGCTGGAGGCGCCGGGGGCGCATCGGGAGGTCCGCGGGCACGAGCTGATCCGCGAGGTGGTGCTGGTGGACCAGTCCCCCGTCGGCCGAACGGCGCGCTCCAACCCGGCCAGCTACGTGGGAGCCTTCGACGCCATCCGCAATCTCTTCGCGGCCGAACCCCTCGCCCGGTCCCGCGGCTACACCGCCGGAACCTTCAGCTTTAACGCCGGAACGGGGCGCTGCCCCACCTGCAACGGCAGCGGCTTCGAGCACGTGGAGATGCAGTTCCTCTCCGACGTCTATCTGCGCTGTCCCGACTGCGACGGAAGCCGCTTTCGCCCCGAAGTGCTGGAGGTGAAGCTCGCCCCGGAAGGGGGAGAGAGAAAATCGATCGCCGAGGTGCTGGAACTGACCGTGGCCGAAGCCCTGGCCTTCTTCGCCTCCCGCCCCGAGGTGCTGCGGGCCCTGGAGCCGCTGGCGGCGGTCGGCCTCGACTACCTGCGCCTCGGCCAGCCCGTCCCCACCCTCTCCGGCGGCGAGGCCCAGCGCCTCAAGCTCGCCGGTCATCTGGCGGAAAAGAAAAAATCCTCGTCCCGCATCCCTCGTCCAGCGTCCCTGTTCCTGTTCGACGAGCCGACGACGGGACTGCACTTCTCCGACATCGCCACTCTCCTTACCGCCTTTCGCCGCCTGCTGGCCGAGGGACATTCCCTGGTGGTGATCGAGCACAACCTCGACGTCATCGGCGCCGCCGACTGGATCATCGATCTCGGCCCGGAAGGGGGGGACGCGGGCGGGGAGATCGTCTGCACCGGTCCGCCCGAAGAGGTGATGAGTTGCGAAACGAGCCACACCGGGGTGGCTCTGAGGGAATATTCACAGTCAATCTCCTTGCCCCCCGCACTCCCCCACCCCGGCCCTCACTCTCCAGGGAGTCCCCCTCACCCCAACCCTCTCCCTCAAGGGAGGGGGGGTAAGTCTATTGCCGTCCACAACGCCCGGGAGCACAACCTCAAGGGGGTGGACATCGACATTCCCCGCGACCGCTTCACCGTGGTCACCGGCGTCTCCGGCAGCGGAAAGAGCACCGTCGCCTTCGACATAATCTTCAACGAGGGGCAGCGCCGGTACCTCGAATCCCTCAACGCCTACGCCCGGCAATTTGTCCAGCCCGCCTCCCGCCCCGACGTCGACGCCATCTTCGGCATCCCGCCGACGGTGGCCATCGAGCAGCGCACCAGCCGGGGCGGCCGCAAGAGCACCGTCGCCACCATGACCGAGCTCTATCATTTCCTGCGCCTCCTCTTCGTCAAGCTCGGCGCCCCCTTCTGTCCCGAGTGCGAGCTGCCCATCGAGGAGCAGACCCCCGAGGCGATCGCTGCGAACCTCCTGAAGGGGTATCGCGGCCGCAAGGCGACCCTCCTCGCCCCGCTGGTGACGGCCCGAAAAGGGGTGTACACCGTTCTGGCCAAATGGGCCTCCGGCAGGGGTTTTCCCCTGCTTCGGGTCGACGGGCAATGGCTCCCCACCTCCCCCTGGCCCCGCCTCGACCGCTACCGCGAGCACCACATCGAGCTGCCGGTCGGCGAAGTCCTGATCGAACCGGAGAGCGAAAGTGAAATGCGCGAGCTCCTCGACCGCGCCCTTGATTACGGCAAGGGGGTGGTGCAGGTCCTGCCGGAGGGGGAAACCTCCCCCCGCATCCTTTCCACGCACCGGGCCTGCCCGGGGTGCGGACGCAGTTTCCCGGAGCCCGATCCGCGTCTCTTCTCCTTCAACTCCAAACACGGCTGGTGCGAGACCTGCTTCGGCACCGGCCTGCTCATCCCCGACTTCGACGCCGAGCAGACCGGAGACGAGATCTGGTGGAACGAATGGTGGGCAGGGGAAGAGACGGTCTGTCCCGACTGCCGGGGACGGCGGCTGCGGCCGGAAGCCCTGAGCGTGCGCTTTGCAGGGCTCTCCATCGCGGACTGGGCGGCTTTTTCCGTCGAGGCGGCGGCGAAGGGGCTGGCGGAGCTGAAGCTCTCGGGGCGCGATGCCGCCATCGCCCGCGACCTCCTCCCCGAACTGCGCTCACGCCTCGCCTTCCTGCAGGAGGTGGGACTCAGCTACCTCTCCCTCGACCGCGCCGCCCCCACCCTCTCCGGCGGGGAGGCCCAACGCCTGCGCCTGGCGGCCCAGCTCGGCTCCAACCTGCGCGGCGTCTGCTACATCCTGGACGAGCCGACGATCGGACTGCATCCCCGGGACAACCGGATGCTCCTCGATACCCTGCGCAAGCTCGAGGGAAAGGGAAACACCATCATCGTCGTCGAACACGACGAGGAGACGATCTGCGCCTGGCGGCCCAGCTCGGCTCCAACCTGCGCGGCGTCTGCTACATCCTGGACGAGCCGACGATCGGACTGCAT